In the genome of Natronorubrum daqingense, the window GTCGGTCACGGGCCGGAAAACGCAGGCGGATTTTGAAGCTGTTACGGTTGGATTCGACGCCGCAGTCGGATGGCGACACCTCGTCTGGGTGTCCTGGATGTCGATAAGGAGGTTCTATGCGGGTGCCCCGGCTATCGGGAATTAGATTCCATGAGCGAGCCCTCACGACCCGAGCCGCGAGCACCGGAACCGGACGACCCAGTGTCCCCCACTGCGTTGGTCCTCACGGCCGCGTTCGAAGCCCCGCTCGACGAACGACGGCCGTGGCTCGAGCGCGCCACCCTCGTCGACGCGCTCGAGGTTCCCGGGACGGAGACGCCGCTGTATCTGACCGAAGACGACGTTGCGATCACGACGACTGGGATCGGCAAGAGCGACGCGGCGACGACGACGACCGCGTTACTCGCCACGCCGGGAGTCGACCTCGAATCGACCTACGTCGTCTCGAGTGGTATCGCGGGTTCGTCCCCCGAAACGACCGCGCTCGGGTCGGTCGCCATCGCCGACGCCGTCGTCGACTGGGACCGAAAACACCGTTGGGACCACCCGGAAGACTCGAGTTCCGCCGACGCGGCCGTCGAATCCCCCGCGGAGCGCCCGATCGACCTTCTTGCCTACCGTCCGCGAGACTACGTCCACCGACTCGAGGAGAGCCTCGTCGAGTGTGCGCTCGAGGCCGCCCGGGGCGTCGCCCTCGAGGCGGATGAGGACGCCCGTGCGTACCAGCGAACGTATCCGAACGCGCCGAACGCAGGGCCGACGATCGAGCGCGGGACGACCGTCTGCGGGGACGAGTTCTGGCACGGAACGCGCTACGCCCGAGAGGTCGAGTGGCTCTGTGGGGAGTACGACGCAGAACCGTACGTGACGACGCAGATGGAAGACGCGGCCACGGCGCGCGCCCTCGAGCGATTCGGCCTGCGCGAGCAGTACCTGAGCGTTCGGTCGGTTGCCAACTACGATCGGCCGGCACCCGGTCAGTCGGTCGCCGAGAGTTTCGACGGCAATCCAGGGAGTCTCGCGCTGGGGATTACCAACGCCGCCCGCGTCGGCGAAGCCGTCGTCGAGGGGCTCGTGACGGTGGATCCGCTCGGTCTCGAGGCGACCTCCTCGCGTTAGAGCCACCCGGAAATGGTGGTTGCGAGCGAGTCGGCCGTCGTGATGCTGCCCAGCAACAAGACGAGTGCGACGAGGCCGAACGCGATGTTTTCCGCCCGCGACACGTCTCGGTAGCGGTTGACCGCACCGATGAGCGCCAGGACGGTGATCGGCAGGGCGATGAGACCGTTGATCGCAGGCATGATGATGGCCATTCTGACGGGCGTGAGCCCGGTGTTCGCGAGCAACCAGAACGCGGCGACCGCCGAGAAGATGATGAGGGCGACGACGGTCGCTCTGAACTTCGTGTCTCCGAACCGGGTGTGATGGCCGAACGCCTGTGGGACCATGTAGCCAGCGCCGAACAGCGTCCCGGTCGCCGAACTGAAACTGGCGAGCAACGCGGCGAACAGGAAGATGTAGAGCGCCCCGCTTCCGAGGAGTGCAGCCAGGGGTTCGCCGGGCCCGGTAAGCGTCGTCGGGCCCTCGGTCAGCGTAATCGCGGAGACGATCATCACGAACGCACCGATCGTGAGCGTCGTGATGATGCCGGCGGCGTTGTCGCGGCGATAGGTGTTCACGTCGGACCACTCCTTCGTCGGCCCGATGCTCGACTGGATGAAGAAGTTCGGCCAATAAACCGTCGTCCCGAGCAAGGCGATAATGGCCGTGAGGTAGCCGACGTCGCTCTCTAAGGCTGGCACGAGGCCGGCGACGACGTCACCGACGGGAATGTCGAGGCCGATCAGCAGGAGGCCGTAGGACGCGAAGACGGTAATCACCATTGCAGCGATCGCGCCCTCGATGCGTTCGTACACGCGCAACTCGACGAGGGCGATTCCGACGCCGCTCGCGAGCAGGATGCCGATGATGACGTTGTCCAGGCCGGGAACGAGCCAGGCTAACGCCGCGCCGGCGATCGCGTAGTTCGCGATAGACCAGAACGCACTCATCACTGCCATCGAGATGATGACCAACTGACCGCTCGGGCCAGGGAGTCGATCGACGATGTAGTCGGTCAGCGGTTCTCGAGAGACGGCCAATCGAGCGGACATGTCGTGGAGTGCAATATCGATGAGAAACGCCAGCGGGAGCACCCACAGTAAGGCGAAGGCGAAGTTTGCGCCCGTATCCGCGAGAATGTAGACCGACCCGGCACCGAACACGTTTGCTGCGAACAATACCCCGAGACCGTACGACTCCAGTAAGTTTGCTATTCGAGCTTGCACACCGCCGATTTCGTATGTTTTACTCGCCATCGAGAACCACCTCGACACCGCGAACGTGAATGGTGACAGTCGTGACTGCGACAGATCGTGGGACCATGTCAGACTAATCAGGAATGAGCGGGGAGTGGGTTCGGCCTGCAACAGCCACTGCTGTGTGAATGACCTGTGAGCGTACGCGACGTATCACTTCGATTATCAACGGAGACGCCTCGAGCGTGCGACGCCGCCCGGATGAGCCCGAATACGGTGTGAGAAAAAACAGTACAGATACGCAAGCAGTCGAGAACGCTGACCGTCGAGTATCGGTTGCGTTCGGTACTCGCAGGTGGGTCCCGGTTACGCCTCGAGTGCGAGCCCGGATTTCGCCAGTGCGTCGTCCGTCGAGATATCGTGGTGGACGACGCCGGAGACGGCGTTCGCGATCGCTTGCGGGTTTTCGTGTTGGAAGATCGATCGCCCCATCGAGACGCCGGCGCCACCGGCGTCCATCGCGCCGCGCACCATTTCGATGGTCTGTCGGTCGGTCCCTCTCGAGCCACCGGCGATGACGACCGGCAGTCGAGTCGACTCACAGACGTGCTCGAAGCTAGCTGCGTCGCCGCTGTAGCCCGTTTTGACGATATCCGCTCCGAGTTCTTCCGCGAGTCGGACGGCGTGGCCGAGCGCTTCGGGATCTTCGGGGTCGACGTCGGGGCCGCGCGCGTAGGCCATCGCGAGCACCGGCATGCCCAGTCGCGTCGCCTGCTCGGTTACGTCGGCGAGTTGGGTGATCTGGTCGGGTTCGTGATTCGAGCCGACGTTGATATGAAAGGAGACGGCGTCGGCACCGACTCGAACGGCTTCTTCGACGGTGCCGGTCACCCGTTTCTCGTTCTCGTCGGGGCCGATCGACGTCGATCCGTTGAGGTGGACGATGTAGCCCTTGCCGTTTTTGTGTTCGTGAACGCGGGGCGCGATGCCTTTCTGCGTGAGAACCGCGTCTGCACCGCCGCTGGTGACACCGTCGATCGTCGATTCGATGTCTTTGAGCCCCTGTACGGCGCCGATCGTAGTGCCGTGATCCATCGGAACGATCACGTAGGAGCCGTCTGTACCGATTCTGTCGAGTCTGGCGTCGATTCCTGTGGTAGTCATTGCGAGTGTGTAGCAAGCTTGCAGTTATGGCTGTTCTGGTTCCGGTGTATCTTCCGTATCGTTCGTGAGGGTCTCGCCTCCCCGAAGAGCGCCGCGTTTGAGCTCTCGAGCTTTGGCCTCGAGGGCGTCTGCCGCGGGGGCCTCGCCCGCCGACCCGTGCTCAGCGACGATGTCGACGAGCGCGCTGCCCACGATGACGCCGTCGGCACCGGCGTCGATGATTTCGGCCGCGTGATCGCCCTCGCTAACGCCGAAGCCGACGGCCTTGGGCACGTCGTAGTCGTCGAGTCGCGAGAGGCTGTCGTGGGTCGCGTTCGAGACGTCCGCGCGCGCGCCGGTCGTTCCGAGGCGAGCCTGCACGTAGGCGAAGCCGGACACCTGCGACATGATCCGCTCGAGGCGCTCACCCTCGGTCGTCGGCGCGACGATGAAGACGAGGTCGAGGCCGTGATCGTCGCAGGCCTCGCGGAGGGGATCGGCTTCTTCGGCGGGGAGATCCGGAACGATAATCCCCGAGAGCCCGGTCTCGGCGGCGCGCTCGACGAAGGGGCGAACGGCCGCAGACGGCCCGTACTGCAGGATCATGTTGTAGTAGGTCATCACCAGCAGCGGCGCCTCCGTTTCGAGGTCGTCGATCAGTTCGAAGAAGCCCTCGGGCGTCGTTCCGGCCTCGAGTGCGCGGTTGATCGCGGCCTGAATCGTTGGCCCCTCGGCGATCGGCTCCGAGAAGGGAAGGCCCAGTTCGATCAGGTCTGACCCGCCGCGGTCGAGGGCTTCGACGTACGCTTTGGTGTCCTCGAGCGACGGATCGCCCGCCGTGATGTACGTGATGAGCGCGGGGTGGTTCTCGCGGATAGCGGCCTCGACGTCGCTGTCGTACTCGGTCGCCGTCGACTCGCCGCTCATCCGTCGAACACCTCCACGTCGGGGGCCGCCTCGAGATCACGCTTCTCGGTTTCCTCCAACACGGTCTCCAGATCCTTGTCGCCCCGGCCGGAAACGTTGACGATGACGAGGTCGCCGAGGTCTTCGTGCGCTTCTTCGAGATAACCTAACGCGTGACTCGACTCGAGTGCGGGGATGATCCCCTCGAGTCGCGACAGTCGGTGAAAGCCCTCGAGTGCGGCCTCGTCGTCGACGCTGACCGGGGTGACCCGTCCCGTGTCGACGAGATGGGAGAGTTCGGGGCCGACGCCCGCGTAGTCGAGTCCGGCACTCACGCTGTGTGATTCCATGATCTGGCCCTCCTCGCTCTGTAGCAGTTTCGTCATCGCGCCGTGGAGCACGCCGTCCGTCCCCGTCGACAGCGTCGCCGAGTTCGGGGCGATCGCGTTCTCGGCGTCGATCTCGAGGCTCGAGCCGCCGGCCTCGACGGCGTACAGATCGACTGCATCATCCGGCACGAACTCGTGGAACGCCCCCATCGTGTTCGACCCGCCGCCGGCGCAGGCGACGACGCTGTCGGGGAGTCGACCCGCCTGCTCGCGGATCTGCTCGCGGGCTTCTCGCCCGATAACGGCCTGAAAGTCACGAACCAGTTTCGGGAACGGGTGGGGTCCGACGACCGATCCGATGACGTAGTGGGTTCGTTCGACCGTCGTCGCCCAGTCGCGCATCGTCTCGTTGATCGCCTCCTTGAGCGTCCCGCTTCCGGCGTCGACGGGGTTGACCTCGGCCCCGTTCATCCGCATCCGGTAGACGTTCGGCCGCTGGCGGTTGACGTCCGTTCGGCCCATGTAGATCTCACAGGGCATCTCGAGGTGGGCCGCGGCCATCGCCGTCGCGGTGCCGTGTTGGCCCGCGCCGGTCTCGGCGATGATTCGCTCCTTGCCCATGTACTTCGCGAGCAGGACCTGTCCGAGCGCGTTGTTCAGCTTGTGTGCGCCGCCGTGGACGAGATCCTCGCGTTTGAGGTAGATCTCGCGGTCGTAGCGCTCGCTCAATCGGTCCGCGCGCTGGAGCGGCGTCGGCCGGCCGCCGAACTCGCGCATGCGCTCGCGGAACTCGTCTAAAAATCCGTCTTCGTTGTTCAATACGTAGCGCTCGTAGGCGTCCTCGAGTTCCTGGACGGCCGGCATCAGTGCCTCGGGGACGTACTGGCCACCGTAGTCGCCGAAGGTGGCGTCGCTGTCGCGCTCTCGGTTTCGTTCGTGGTCGTGGTCGCTCGTGCTCATCTCTCGTCTCCGTGGCTGTCTGCGTCGTCGATCATTCTCCGTGCTCCGTCGCGGTGACCAGCCGTCGGGTGTTCTCCGTCACGTTGCTGTCGCCCGCGCCGTGGTCCATGATGGCGCTTCCGACCAGGAGGGCGTCGGCACCCGCCTCGCGCATTCGTCTGACATCGTCGGGCGAGGAGACGCCACTTTCGGCGATCAACGTTACGTCGTCAGGGACGTGGGGCGCGACGGACTCGAAGGTTTCGAGGTCGACCTCGAGTTTCGCCAGATCGCGGTTGTTGACCCCGATGATGTTCGCTCCGGCTGCGAGCGCGTCCTCGAGTTCCTCCCGGTCGTGGACCTCGACGAGCGCCTGAAATCCTCGCTCGCGAGCGGCGACGACGAGTTCCTCGAGGTCAGCGTCAGAACGTGACGGGTTCTGACTGGCTCGCGAATCGTTCGATTTCCGAGCGCCGACGAAGCGTGCGATGAGCAAGGCGAGGTCGGCTTCGACGACGTCGAGTTGGTCCTCGCGGACGACGAAGTCCTTGCGAAGCACGGGGACCGAAACGGCCTCTCGGATTCGCGTCAGTGCCTCGGGTGAGCCACCGAAGTGCGTCGGCTCGGTGAGGACGGAAATCGCCGCTGCGCCACCCTCGACCATCGCCCGGGCTAGTTCTACGGGATCGTCCGCACGCGTTCCATCGGCGGTCGGACTCGTCGGCTTTACCTCCGCGATCACGGGCACGCGACCGTCCGCCTCCGCTCGCGCCAGCGCGTCGGGTAACGAGCGCGCGTCGACGTCGACGGGGGCATCACCACCCGGGCGCTCTCTGGCGGCCTCGAGGATCGACGCCACCGCCGGAGCGAGCTCCGTTCTGGAGTTCATTATTGTACATCGACGTACTCATATGTACAAAAGCCTTCCGCCATCGTCGCGAACGAACGGGCGTACAGCGGACGCGGGAGGTGGTCGTGGCGTACGAATACGGCTGCTACCGGGCGATCAGTTCGATCGCCGATCGTCAACTCGTTCATCGCGTCAGTCGATAGTGATCGACCGGCGATTATTCAACCCCGCATCACCTAGGCACACGTATGGAGGACGCCACGGACGCAGGAATCTACGCGCGCGAGTCAACGTACCTCGACCGATACGTCCAGCTCGGTGCCGCGAGCGGCCGGGTCTTGAGCGTCTCGTTTCCCACGACCCCCGACGCGGATGCCGAGGACGAACACCCCGTCCTCGAGGAGATATTCGAATACCTCGACGGTCTCGAGGAGGTGGACTTCGACGATATTCAGATCGCGTTGACCGTGCCGACCGACCAGCGGGCCGTCCTCGAGCAGGTTCGCGAGATCCCCTACGGCGACCAGGTGAGCGTCGAGGCGCTCGCGCGGATGACTCCCGAACTGGACCCGGAGGACGAAGACGACATCATCCTCGTCCGAACCGCGTTAGATGAGAATCCGACCCCGCTTTTGATCCCGGACCACCGCGTTCGTGACGGCCCGAGTGCTGCACCGCCGACCGTCGAACAGAAGCTCCGGTCGCTCGAGGAACTCTAAACCGCCCTTATCCGACGGAAAAATCTCTTCTCACTCGGCGTACCAGACCGCATAGAGGTACAACCCGATGCCGGCGAAGACGACGATGGACGAGACCTGATCGAGGACGAGAACGCGCGTGAAGAGGTAGCCAAACTGAAACATTCCGCCGGCCACGAGACAGACGGCTGCCCCGAGCAGCGCCGGCGATGTCGTCGTCTCTCTGGTCTGGATGAACAACACCGTTCCGACGCCGATGGCGATTACCCCGAAAACGAACTCCGCTGCGAGAATCGCCACGGGCTCGCCCGCGCTTTGCCCGTACAAGAGGAGCGCGAAGTACCCGAGTATGCCGTAGAAGATCGCCCGATACACCGCGTCCGGAATCGCTTCACGTGTGTCCATACTGAATTCGAACAGGTCCGTCCTCTTAGCCTTCGAGGATTCGCGCCCACTCGAGTTCGAGACCCTCGTGGACGACGAACTCGAAGGCGTTGATCAGGTAGTGAGCGACGACGACGACCAGAAAGCTCCCCGTGACGACGAAAATCGCCGCGAGGACGAATCCGAGGGCGCCCGTCACGACGATACCGACCGACCCCTGAATGCCGTGTCCCACCGCGAACGCGACGGAGGAGACGACGGCGAGGAGCCACGGCGAAACGCCGAACCCGGCTTCCATCGCGCCGATCATCGCGGCTCGAAAGAGCAGTTCCTCGAAGACGGCGATGATCGGCAACACGACGACGAGCAACACGCCCCACTCCGTCGCCGAGTCGGGGCCTAACAGCTCTCGCAGTTCCTCGTCGTGGTCGAACCCGAAGCGCGTCGCCAGCGCCGCAGCGACCTCGTTCGCCACGTAGAGGGCGATTCCGAAGACCGCACCCAATAGGAGCCCCTGCTCGAGGTAACGCCACGAGAACTCGATCCCGAGTGCGTCGGCAGGAATTCCCGTGTAGATCACTGCGCCGAGCAAGACGAGCGCGAACAGTCCCTGCGAGAACGCGACGTTCGCCAGCAACGCCATCGTCGACAACGATCTGGGATCGACGTCCGCTGGCTCACCGGAGGCGGGGTCGGCGTCGGTGTGACTCGATGGCCGTTCGTTCTCACCTGGGGGACTCGCGTCCGAATCCGCCTCGAGCGAGGACGTTTCCGACGGGGGGAGGTTCCCAGGGGTCGGCGAATCCGCGGGAGTCTGAATTGCTTCGGTTCGGTCGGATACCGTCGACTGGCGAGCGTCGGAGTCGGAGTCGGAGTCAGGGTCGGAACCCTCGAAAGCATCCTGCGTCAACTGCGATAAAACGAGCAACACGACGAGGACGACGCCCGTAATCCCGGCGAACGTCGCCCACGCAGTCATCTATTGTGGGTTCGGGTTCGAGCCGCTGGCGGAGCCAACGGCACCCTGACCGCCTTCGAACGCCGAGCCGGTAATCGATTTGAGGCGATCGACCAGCGAGTCTTTCTTCGGCTCGCCCTCGAGGGCGACGTCTAACACTTCGCTGATGTTCGAACACGGGATGATCTCGATCATCTCTTCGTACTCCTCTTCGATCATCACGTCCTGTTCGTTCGCCTCGGGGATGATGACCTTGGTGCAGCCAGCTTTGGCTGCAGCCTCGATCTTGTGGGTTACCCCACCGACGGGGAGGACGTCCCCGCGAACCGAGAGCGAACCGGTCATCGCGATCGACTGATCGACCGGAATGTCCTCGAGTGCGCTGATGACGGCCGTCGCCACCGTGATGGAGGCGGAGTCGCCGTCGACGCCCTGTTGGCCGGCCTGGACGAACTGGATGTGGATGTCTTTCTCCGAGAGATCGACGTCCGAGAACTTCTTGATGATCGCGGAGACGTTCTGGACGGATTCCTCGGCCATCTCTTTGAGCTGTCCCGTGGCGATGACCTGTCCGCCGCCCTGTGCGGGGGCGATTTCGGCCATGACGGGGAGCATGATCCCGGAGTCCTCGCCCATCACGGCGAGTCCGTTGACGCGGCCCTCGACGCCGTCGTCGGTGACCTGGAGCTCGTAGTCCTTGCGCCGTTCGATGTAGTCGTCGGCGAGTTGTTGCTCGATCGACCGGGAGCGGCTCTTCGCCTGCAACACGTCGTCGCGGGTCGTGCGTTCGCGGTCCTCGGAACGGGCGATGTCACCCGCAACGCGGACGAGACCGCCGAGGTCCCGGAACAGGAGCGTCAGGTGATCCTTCCGGCCCGCCCGGCGCTTGGCCTCGAGGATGAGCTCCTCGACGGCTTCGCGCTCGAAGTGTGGGAGACGTCCATCGCGTTCGACCTCCTGGGCGATGAAGCGGGCGTACTTGCGCCGCATCTCGGCCGTGTCCTCGATGGTGTCGTCCATGTACACTTCGTACCCGTATCCCTTGATCCGCGAGCGCAGTGCGGGGTGCATGTTCTCCATCGCGTCGAGGTTCCCCGCGGCGATCATGATGAAGTCACAGGGGACGGGTTCGGTCTGGACCATCGCGCCCGAGGAGCGCTCGGACTGGCCCGTGATGGCGAACTCGCCCTCCTGAATCGCGGTCATCAGCTTCTGCTGGGTACGGACGTCGAGCGTGTTCATCTCGTCGACGAATAACACGCCCTTGTTAGACTGGTGAATCGAGCCGGGTTCGACGCGGTCGTGGCTCGGCGTCTCCATCCCACCGGACTGAAACGGGTCGTGGCGGACGTCACCGAGCAGTGCACCGGCGTGGGCACCGGTTGCGTCCTCGAACGGCGCGGTGCGCTGATCGCCGTTGTTGACGATCATGTTCGGCACCATTGCGTCCGTGCCGCGGGACGTGTAGCGGAAGATCAGCCAAACGATACCTGCGGCGATGATGCCGAGCAGGATACTGGTCGGGCTGAGCAGCGTGTAGCCGATAATGATCGCGATGATGACCCACATCAGGATCGAGCGCATCTGGTTTCGCTTGCGCGCTTCTTCCTTGTGGGCGTCGATAATCTGTTCACCCTTCCCGGCGGGGACGGTTCGGACCTTCGGCTCGTTGCCGTCGTCCGGGTTGTGGTAGACTAAGACATCTTGAAGATCCTCTCGCGGGAGCAACTGGCTCATCGCCTTCGCCAGCATCGACTTCCCGGTACCCGGGGAGCCAATCATCATCACGTGTCGGCGCTGTTTGGCCGCTTTGATGATGATGTCTCGTGCTTCGTCCTGACCGATGACCTGGTCGACGAGCCGGTCTGGGACCTCGATATCGGCGGTCGAATCGACTTTGAGCCCGCCGAGAAGATCGTCTTCGGCGTTCTCTTCGTCTACTTCGACACCCGGATCGACTTCGACCGTGCTCCCGAGGTCTTCGACGGTTTCGATGTCGTCTTCTTCCTCGGTCGTCGAATCCGACTCGAGTTCGTCGTTCGGGTCGGCGATCGGATCGTCGAACTCGTCACTATCGTCGAGTTCGCCGGTATCGCCGTTCGAATCGTCGATATCGTTACGTTGGTCATCGTCGTCGACGTCGTCGCGCCGGTCACCTTCTTCTTCGAGGAGCGACCGTTCTCCCTGACGATCCGACGCCGGCTCCTCGTCGCGGGGCCGTGACTGAGTCTGGTCTGACTCAGGCTCAGCGTCGGGGTCGTCTTTGGGAGGATCGTCAACGTTCGTATCGTTGCTCATAGAACTCTGTTCAGTACCTGATTCGAAGGGACTGGCACTGATATACTTTCTCCATGCGGCGGATAGCAAAAACTCCAGATATACGGGGACTCGACTGCTATAAACCCGGGTCAGCGTTTCCCGCCGGCTCGATTTAGCGATGAGATTTCCAACTTATGTGCAGTGATAACACACTGAACTATTCTACACGTGTGACTCGCTTTCGTCGTTCGCAACTGTTGGGAAACTCGCCACGCTTAAGCATACCGCCCGAGCAATTTTCCGCATGAGCAGGGGGTTTTACATCGGGCGTTTCCAGCCGTTCCACAACGGGCACCTCAGTATGATCGAGCAAATTGCCGAGGACGTCGACGAACTCGTCCTCGGGATCGGCAGCGCCGACGACTCGCACACGGTCCGAAACCCGTTCACGGCCGGCGAACGGATCATGATGATCACGAAGTCGCTGGTCGAGTTCGATCTCGTCACCTACGCCGTCCCGATCGAGGACCTCGAGCGAAATTCGGTCTGGGTGAGCCACGTCCAGAGTATGAGCCCGGACTTCGACGTCGCCTACTCGAACAATCCACTCGTCATCCAACTCTTTCGCGAAGCCGGCATCGAAATCCGACAATCACCGATGTTCAATCGCGAGGTCTTAGAGGGGACTGAGGTCCGCGAACGGATGATCAACGACGGCGACTGGGAGACGCTCGTCCCCGAAGCCGTCGTCGGCGTCGTCGACGAGATGAACGGAATCGAGCGTCTCCAGATGATCAGCGACTCGGACTCGAACGGTGCTTGATATTCTACTCCACCTGAAGGCGACGGAACCTCGAGTGTTGGCGGCCCACGACTCAAGTGATCGGCAGCCAAAATACGCCGATTGGCGAGCGTATCTCCTTTCTGTGGCCGTCTCGTACCGTCGGCTATGATCACGCTCGCATCGGATTTTGGGACGCCGTACCCCGCGGCGATGAAAGGC includes:
- the lonB gene encoding ATP-dependent protease LonB, with the translated sequence MSNDTNVDDPPKDDPDAEPESDQTQSRPRDEEPASDRQGERSLLEEEGDRRDDVDDDDQRNDIDDSNGDTGELDDSDEFDDPIADPNDELESDSTTEEEDDIETVEDLGSTVEVDPGVEVDEENAEDDLLGGLKVDSTADIEVPDRLVDQVIGQDEARDIIIKAAKQRRHVMMIGSPGTGKSMLAKAMSQLLPREDLQDVLVYHNPDDGNEPKVRTVPAGKGEQIIDAHKEEARKRNQMRSILMWVIIAIIIGYTLLSPTSILLGIIAAGIVWLIFRYTSRGTDAMVPNMIVNNGDQRTAPFEDATGAHAGALLGDVRHDPFQSGGMETPSHDRVEPGSIHQSNKGVLFVDEMNTLDVRTQQKLMTAIQEGEFAITGQSERSSGAMVQTEPVPCDFIMIAAGNLDAMENMHPALRSRIKGYGYEVYMDDTIEDTAEMRRKYARFIAQEVERDGRLPHFEREAVEELILEAKRRAGRKDHLTLLFRDLGGLVRVAGDIARSEDRERTTRDDVLQAKSRSRSIEQQLADDYIERRKDYELQVTDDGVEGRVNGLAVMGEDSGIMLPVMAEIAPAQGGGQVIATGQLKEMAEESVQNVSAIIKKFSDVDLSEKDIHIQFVQAGQQGVDGDSASITVATAVISALEDIPVDQSIAMTGSLSVRGDVLPVGGVTHKIEAAAKAGCTKVIIPEANEQDVMIEEEYEEMIEIIPCSNISEVLDVALEGEPKKDSLVDRLKSITGSAFEGGQGAVGSASGSNPNPQ
- a CDS encoding 2-amino-3,7-dideoxy-D-threo-hept-6-ulosonate synthase; translated protein: MTTTGIDARLDRIGTDGSYVIVPMDHGTTIGAVQGLKDIESTIDGVTSGGADAVLTQKGIAPRVHEHKNGKGYIVHLNGSTSIGPDENEKRVTGTVEEAVRVGADAVSFHINVGSNHEPDQITQLADVTEQATRLGMPVLAMAYARGPDVDPEDPEALGHAVRLAEELGADIVKTGYSGDAASFEHVCESTRLPVVIAGGSRGTDRQTIEMVRGAMDAGGAGVSMGRSIFQHENPQAIANAVSGVVHHDISTDDALAKSGLALEA
- a CDS encoding nicotinamide-nucleotide adenylyltransferase, translated to MSRGFYIGRFQPFHNGHLSMIEQIAEDVDELVLGIGSADDSHTVRNPFTAGERIMMITKSLVEFDLVTYAVPIEDLERNSVWVSHVQSMSPDFDVAYSNNPLVIQLFREAGIEIRQSPMFNREVLEGTEVRERMINDGDWETLVPEAVVGVVDEMNGIERLQMISDSDSNGA
- a CDS encoding type II CAAX endopeptidase family protein, translating into MTAWATFAGITGVVLVVLLVLSQLTQDAFEGSDPDSDSDSDARQSTVSDRTEAIQTPADSPTPGNLPPSETSSLEADSDASPPGENERPSSHTDADPASGEPADVDPRSLSTMALLANVAFSQGLFALVLLGAVIYTGIPADALGIEFSWRYLEQGLLLGAVFGIALYVANEVAAALATRFGFDHDEELRELLGPDSATEWGVLLVVVLPIIAVFEELLFRAAMIGAMEAGFGVSPWLLAVVSSVAFAVGHGIQGSVGIVVTGALGFVLAAIFVVTGSFLVVVVAHYLINAFEFVVHEGLELEWARILEG
- the trpC gene encoding indole-3-glycerol phosphate synthase, producing the protein MNSRTELAPAVASILEAARERPGGDAPVDVDARSLPDALARAEADGRVPVIAEVKPTSPTADGTRADDPVELARAMVEGGAAAISVLTEPTHFGGSPEALTRIREAVSVPVLRKDFVVREDQLDVVEADLALLIARFVGARKSNDSRASQNPSRSDADLEELVVAARERGFQALVEVHDREELEDALAAGANIIGVNNRDLAKLEVDLETFESVAPHVPDDVTLIAESGVSSPDDVRRMREAGADALLVGSAIMDHGAGDSNVTENTRRLVTATEHGE
- a CDS encoding NRAMP family divalent metal transporter, coding for MASKTYEIGGVQARIANLLESYGLGVLFAANVFGAGSVYILADTGANFAFALLWVLPLAFLIDIALHDMSARLAVSREPLTDYIVDRLPGPSGQLVIISMAVMSAFWSIANYAIAGAALAWLVPGLDNVIIGILLASGVGIALVELRVYERIEGAIAAMVITVFASYGLLLIGLDIPVGDVVAGLVPALESDVGYLTAIIALLGTTVYWPNFFIQSSIGPTKEWSDVNTYRRDNAAGIITTLTIGAFVMIVSAITLTEGPTTLTGPGEPLAALLGSGALYIFLFAALLASFSSATGTLFGAGYMVPQAFGHHTRFGDTKFRATVVALIIFSAVAAFWLLANTGLTPVRMAIIMPAINGLIALPITVLALIGAVNRYRDVSRAENIAFGLVALVLLLGSITTADSLATTISGWL
- a CDS encoding phosphorylase family protein — encoded protein: MSEPSRPEPRAPEPDDPVSPTALVLTAAFEAPLDERRPWLERATLVDALEVPGTETPLYLTEDDVAITTTGIGKSDAATTTTALLATPGVDLESTYVVSSGIAGSSPETTALGSVAIADAVVDWDRKHRWDHPEDSSSADAAVESPAERPIDLLAYRPRDYVHRLEESLVECALEAARGVALEADEDARAYQRTYPNAPNAGPTIERGTTVCGDEFWHGTRYAREVEWLCGEYDAEPYVTTQMEDAATARALERFGLREQYLSVRSVANYDRPAPGQSVAESFDGNPGSLALGITNAARVGEAVVEGLVTVDPLGLEATSSR
- the trpA gene encoding tryptophan synthase subunit alpha, which encodes MSGESTATEYDSDVEAAIRENHPALITYITAGDPSLEDTKAYVEALDRGGSDLIELGLPFSEPIAEGPTIQAAINRALEAGTTPEGFFELIDDLETEAPLLVMTYYNMILQYGPSAAVRPFVERAAETGLSGIIVPDLPAEEADPLREACDDHGLDLVFIVAPTTEGERLERIMSQVSGFAYVQARLGTTGARADVSNATHDSLSRLDDYDVPKAVGFGVSEGDHAAEIIDAGADGVIVGSALVDIVAEHGSAGEAPAADALEAKARELKRGALRGGETLTNDTEDTPEPEQP
- a CDS encoding MGMT family protein, which produces MEDATDAGIYARESTYLDRYVQLGAASGRVLSVSFPTTPDADAEDEHPVLEEIFEYLDGLEEVDFDDIQIALTVPTDQRAVLEQVREIPYGDQVSVEALARMTPELDPEDEDDIILVRTALDENPTPLLIPDHRVRDGPSAAPPTVEQKLRSLEEL
- the trpB gene encoding tryptophan synthase subunit beta, with translation MSTSDHDHERNRERDSDATFGDYGGQYVPEALMPAVQELEDAYERYVLNNEDGFLDEFRERMREFGGRPTPLQRADRLSERYDREIYLKREDLVHGGAHKLNNALGQVLLAKYMGKERIIAETGAGQHGTATAMAAAHLEMPCEIYMGRTDVNRQRPNVYRMRMNGAEVNPVDAGSGTLKEAINETMRDWATTVERTHYVIGSVVGPHPFPKLVRDFQAVIGREAREQIREQAGRLPDSVVACAGGGSNTMGAFHEFVPDDAVDLYAVEAGGSSLEIDAENAIAPNSATLSTGTDGVLHGAMTKLLQSEEGQIMESHSVSAGLDYAGVGPELSHLVDTGRVTPVSVDDEAALEGFHRLSRLEGIIPALESSHALGYLEEAHEDLGDLVIVNVSGRGDKDLETVLEETEKRDLEAAPDVEVFDG